The nucleotide window GATCGAGGAGATCGCGCTCCGCATCCCTGCGCTCAGCCCGCATTTCCAGCTGGAGCTCACTCGTCCCGAGGGACAGCGGATGGACCAGTTGACCATACGGATTGAGCCGCGGGAAGGCGTAAGCGCTGACGATGCTGCTGCGGCCGCGTCCGAGCTGAGCGCGCAGATCAAGATCCACATCGGTTCAAGCTGCGCGGTGTCCGTCGTCGAGAGCGGGTCCCTGGCGCGCTCGAGTGGGAAGCTGAAGCGGATCTACGACCTGCGGCCGAAGGTGTAGCGGCATGGTGCACAGCGTCCATTCTGACCGAACGTTCATGCGAAAATAGCCGGTATGCCCAGCTCACAGGCCGCTACCCGCCGCGGACGTCCCGGATACGATCAGCAGACTGTCCTCAACATCGCCGTCGATGTCTTCAACCGGCACGGCTACGAGGCCACGTCGATGGGCGTCCTTGCGGAGAACCTGGGCATCAGCAAATCGGCGATCTACCATCACGTGCCGTCGAAGGGCGATCTGCTGCGGCTCGCGCTGGACCATGCGCTCGGCGGCCTCGAAGCCGTACTGACGCACGCGAATGCAACGTCCGGCAAGGCGGACCAGCGGCTAGAGTACGTGCTGCGCGGCACCATTGCGGTGTTGACCGAGCGGCTTCCCTTCGTGACGCTCCTGCTGCGGCTGCGCGGCAATACGGAGGTTGAGCGCGAAGCCCTTGAGCGTCGTCGTGCGTTTGATCATCAGGTGGCGTCGCTGGTCGAGGCTGCGCGGTCCGAGGGCTCCATCCGCAAGGACATCGATCCGCGGACCACGACGAGGCTGCTGTTCGGCACAATCAACTCGGTGGTCGAGTGGTACAAGCCCGGGGGTCCGCTGACGCCCCAGAAGCTCGCCGACGACGTCATCGCCATGGTCTTTGAGGGGCTGCACCACCACGCCTGAGGCTCGTGCGGTAGGACCTTGACTGATCGCCGACCTAAGCGGACCCTGATGCTATGGTTGCGAAACTGTCCGGGGTAATGATGGGCCTCCTGTCAGAGCTGCGGTACGAACCCATTGCCAAGCGGATCCGCGGCCACGTCGATGGCACTGCCGTCGTCGATACTCACCGGGCACTGCTGGTCTGGGAACCGAAGCGGGTCACGCCGATCTTCGCCGTGCCCGAGGATGAGTTGAAAACCGAGTTGATCCCCGGCAACGCTGATCAAGCCGCCGCCAGGGAATATCCGATCGCCATCATGCTCGACGCTCCGCCGGCGCTTGACCCCCGCACCTCATTCAGTCGCCACACGACGCCCGGCACCCCCTTGACGTTGCGAACGGGCAGCACCATTTTGCCAGGGGCAGCGTTCCGCCCCGATGACGGCGCTTTGGCAGGCTATGTCCTTCTCGACTTTGATGCGTTCAGCTGGTACGAGGACGACGAAGAGATTATCGGGCACCCACGCGACCCATTCCACCGCATCGATGTCCGCCGATCTGCTGCACGGGTAAGCATCCAACTGGAGGGCATCACACTCGCGGAGACTGCTCAAGCCTGCCTGCTGTACGAAACGTTCCTACCACCGCGTTTCTACCTGCCGCCGGAGGACGTGCGGCTCGACCTGATGGAAGCAAGCACGACGACGACGGTCTGCCCGTACAAGGGCAAGGCGAGCTACTACTCCTACCCTGAATCACCCAAGGGTCAGGACATCGCGTGGCAGTACGACTCGCGCTTTCCGGACGCAACACAGATCCACGGACTGGTGTGCTTCTTCGACGAAAAAGTGGACGTGACAGTGGACGGGCAATTGCAGCGAAAGAGCATCACGCCCTGGTCCTAGCCTCCCTGATTCATCATCCCGATCGGTCTTTTATCTCTTGGGCTCTTGACTCCGGGCCCGGTCTCAACAAGGCTAGAGAAGCGGTCTCAAGAAAACGTTTTCTCGCGCGGAGGGAAGCTCTCCCCCGCTGATCCCGCATGCCCACCGCTCACCTCAGAAGAAGGAATCAATGACGATGCCTACCCAGATTCACGTTCGTCCCACGCCCAGGGTTGCCGCCCTCGGAGTGAGCATGCTCCTCGCTGGAACCTTGCTGACCACCGCCCCTTCTACCCCCGCCACCGCTGCAGATTCGCTCCTAGGAACAGAAGCCGCCACCCTCGGCTGGGCAACATCGAACGGTGGAACGAATGGAGGTGCAGGGGCGCCGGATGAAAGCACTTACGTGGTGTCCGACCGTGCGGAACTTATCGATGCGCTGGACAACAACGGATTCCCCGACGCACCGAAGATCATTTACGTCGACGGCACTATCCATGGGAACGAGGCAGCAAACGGTGAGTTGCTTGAGGCAGCGGACTACGCACCGGGTTACGACATACAGAAATATCTCAGCTGCTTCACCTCGGAGGGGTGGAGCGATTCAACTCACAATTATTGCGGTCCACAGCGCCGACTCCGTCAAACGGGCAGTAACAATCTGAAGAGACAGATCGAGACCAAGATACCGAGTAACACGACACTTCTGGGCGTTGGCGAGAACTCAGGATTCACTTCCACCAACATCATGCTTCACGTCGACACGAATATCGTGATCAGGAACCTGACCTTCGAGGCTCCCGTGGACCATTTCACCTCCTGGGACCCAAACGACGGCGAGGAAGGCTCCTGGAACGCACGGTTCGACGCAATGTCCTCAGTCACGGCCAGCAACATCTGGGTGGATCACGTAACCTTCACCGACGGACGCTTTCCTGACATCGCTGCCGCCGAAGGACCGAACGGAAAACCCATCAACTTCCATGACGGGCTCTTCGACATGAAGGACGGCACCGACTTCGTGTCGGTCACGAACAGCCGCTTCGAGAACCACGACAAATCCATGCTCCTAGGCTCGGGCGATGACAACGCAGATACCGACGCCGGCCGCTTGAGAATCACCATCGCCCACAACCACTTCGACGGAACAGCTCAGCGGTCACCACGTGTCCGATACGGAGCTGTGCATGTTCTCAACAACTACTACTCGGGCAAGGTGAATGATCCGGTTTCGCCCCTTCAGTCAAGCGCGAACGGGGGCCACAGTTACTTCATCGGCTTGGGCTATGAATCCCGAATCGTCTCCGAGGGAAATGCCTTCGACTACGTAGGGCCGGGTGCCGACGAGTCGATCATTGTCGCGAACTGGAATGCAACCCGATTCGTCGATAGCGGCTCCTGGTTCAAGGGACAGCCAACGGACGTGAACGCGCTGGCATCCGCCGGTTACGACAGCACTTCGGCTACGGCAGTGGCAGAAGCGGACTCGAAGGGCGCCGAAGCGCCGGCCTGGGCACTTGCCGGATTCAGCACCGACGTGGGCTGGTCACCTTCGGCTGAGTACAGCTACGAAGCTGTGTCGAGCTACGCGGCAGTGAAATGGCACGGCAAGCATGCCACGGGAGCAGGAATCATCGACATAGCAGCTCCCTGAGATGAGTGTGCGGCGTGCGCGCCCGGTCGCCGAGTGCACGACCAGGCGCCACGCCGCATCCCACAGGCGCGTGGATAGCGCCCGGCTACTTCTCCACGAGGGTCAGGACGTCGTACGTCGCCACGATCTCGTCGTTCTGGTTGGTCAGCACCGCGTCCCAGGACACTTCGCCGTACTCCTCGTCCTCGCGCGGCGTGATGCGCTTGGCGGTGAGGGTCACGCGAATCGAGTCACCGGCAGCGACGGGCGTGATGAACCGCAGGTTCTCCAGGCCATAGTTCGCCAGCACGGGCCCCGGAGCAGGCTCGACAAACAGCCCGGCTCCCCAGGACAGCAGCAGGTACCCGTGCGCCACGATGCCCGGGAAGAAGGGGTTCGCCGCCGCCGCTTCCTCGTTGGTGTGCGCGTAGAACTTATCGCCTGTCTCGTTCGCAAACGCGGTGATGTCTTCCAGGGTCACCTGGCGCAGGTCGGAGCGCACAGAGTCGCCGATCCGCAGCGTCGCGAGGTTCTTCCGGAACGGGTGCTCGTCGTCGAAGTTCCGGTCAGCTCCGGTGTGCCAGACGCCGGTCACCGCGGTCAGCATGTTCGGCGACCCCTGCAGTGCCGTGCGCTGCATGTGGTGCAGCACGGAACGGATGCCGCCGAGTTCCTCCCCGCCGCCCGCGCGGCCCGGTCCGCCATGCACCAGGTGCGGCACGGGCGAACCGTGTCCGGTGGAGGAACGCGCATCCTCACGGTTCAGCAGCAGCACACGGCCATGGTGAGCCGCGATACCCATCACCAACTCGCGCGCAATGGCTGGATCGTTGGTGCAGACCGTCGCCACAAGCGAACCTTCACCCATGGCGGCCAGCCGTACGGCGTGTGCAGTGTCGTCATACCCCACCACCGACGCCACGGGGCCGAAGGCCTCCACCGTATGAAGTTCAACCGCGTCGGAGTTCTCCCAGGTCAGGAGCACCGGAGCCATGAACGCGCCGTCCTCGGCGACGTCCACGGTGCCGTCAGCGTGGGTCACACGCGGAGAGTCGAGGGTTCCGTAGGCAAGCTCGCCGCCCGCTGCAAGCATGGTTTCGACGGCGGCGCGGACGTCCCGCATTTGCCCGACCGAAGCGAGCGCACCCATGGTGACGCCCTCGGCGCGCGGATCACCCAGCGTGATGCGCTGCTCGATGCGGTCGCGGGCGGCAGCAACGACGTCGTTCACGAGGGCCTTCGGGACCAGCGTGCGGCGGATGCTGGTGCACTTCTGCCCCGCCTTGACCGTGATTTCGGTGACGAGTGACTTGATGAACGCGTCAAACTCGGGAGTGCCGGGCACGGCATCCTCGCCAAGGATCGCGGCGTTGAGGGAGTCGGTCTCGGAGGAGAAACGCACGCCGCCCGTCGTCACGTTCTCGTGGGACTTCAGCTTGTTCGCCGTCGACGCGGAACCGGTGAACAGCACCAGATCGCGGTAATCAAGGTAATCGAGCACGTCCCGGGCAGGGCCGGAAATAAGCTGCAGCGACCCGGCGGGCAGGATGTTGGACTCGATGATGAGCTTCACGACCGCGGCCGTCAGGTAGCCGGTGGGCGTCGCCGGCTTCACAATCGTCGGCACACCGGCCAGGAACGCCGGCGCAAGCTTCTCCAGCAATCCCCATACCGGGAAATTGAAAGCATTGATCTGGACTGCCACGCCCGGAATGCGCGTGTAGATGTGTTCGCCAATGAAAGAGCCGTCCTTCGACAGCACCTCCACAGGACCGTCGATGACAACCTGCGAGTTGGGCAGCTCCCGCCGACCCTTGGAACCGAAGGTGAACAGGACGCCAATTCCGCCGTCGATATCGACCATTGAATCGACCTTCGTGGCGCCTGTCCGTGCCGATAGCTCATACAGGTGCTCCCGCTGCCCGTTCAGGAACTGGGCGAGCGCCTTGAGCTTCAGCGCGCGCTGATGAAACGTGAACTTTCCCAGCTCACCCTGGCCGGTGGTCCGGGCATAATCGACGACGTCGGCAACGTCCAGCCCGCTGGTGCTCACCATGGCAAGCAGTTCGCCGGTGCTGGCATCCCGTACTTCAGTAGCGTTGTCCTCGGACAACGTGTGCTGGTCAGGCGTCCACCAGGCGTCGCGGATGAAGCTGGGGACAATGTCCACGCTGAGGGCGGTCGAAGTCATCGTTGACCTTTCGCGTTTGGGAGCTCGAGGAATAGGGCAAACATTACTGAACGGACGTTCGGTAATATGTCCAGAGTACATGAACGCACCATCCCTCCACACCCCACAAGGAGCCTTCAGTGACCGGCGAACCCTGGCAGATTACCCTCGGCGAACTCGACGAGAAGATGGGCGTGAAGATCCTCGAACAGTCGGTCGAGCGGGTCGTCGCGACGATGCCCGTGGAGGGTAACCGGCAGTCCTTCGGCCTCCTGCACGGTGGGGCATCGCTTGCGGTCGGTGAAGCCGTCGGCTCCTGGGCAGCCGTGATCCACGCAAGCACGCTGGGCAAGACTGCCGTGGGCGTGGACGTCTCCGCGACCCATCACAAGTCCGCGCGCAACGGCACCATCACCATCACCGCCACGCCCATCCATCTGGGGCGCACCCTCACCACGCATGAAGTGCTGCTGACCAACGACGACGGCGGCCGCCTCTGCACCCTCCGCATCACCAACCTGCTGCTTGAGAAAAAATAGGCGTTACGAGGTCAACTTCGCCCGGACCGCCGCTATCTCCTCCCCTGACAAGCCGGCGTCCCTGAGATACGCCTCGGCGTCGAGGCTGTCCAGCAGCTCCAGCAGATGCGCCCGGGTGTGCATAACCCACTCGTGGAGTTGCTCAGGCGACTTCGGCGTCTCATGCGGCTTTTCGAGCCCAACGTTGTGCTCATTGATGCCATGCACGGCCAGCGCATAGTCGTTGGCGATGTCCTCGTGCGCAACGCCCGCGAGCGCCAGCAGCACTGCGGTCACCATGCCGGTGCGGTCGCGTCCCGCTGCACAGTGCACGACGACGGCGCCATCCGACTCCGCCACGGCCCGCACCACTGCGGCGATCTTCTCCGGCCACCGGCGCAGGTTTTCGCGGTAGTACTCGGGCGAGTTCAGATAGGGTCCGACCAGCTGCATGAACTCTTCATCTGACTGGTCCTCGGTGGGGCAGTTCACTACCCGGAACCGGTCCAGGACAGCGGTGTTCAGGACGGGATCCGCTTCCCGCCGTCCACGTTCGTCAGGGTTTCTGAGGTCA belongs to Arthrobacter tumbae and includes:
- a CDS encoding DUF427 domain-containing protein; this translates as MVAKLSGVMMGLLSELRYEPIAKRIRGHVDGTAVVDTHRALLVWEPKRVTPIFAVPEDELKTELIPGNADQAAAREYPIAIMLDAPPALDPRTSFSRHTTPGTPLTLRTGSTILPGAAFRPDDGALAGYVLLDFDAFSWYEDDEEIIGHPRDPFHRIDVRRSAARVSIQLEGITLAETAQACLLYETFLPPRFYLPPEDVRLDLMEASTTTTVCPYKGKASYYSYPESPKGQDIAWQYDSRFPDATQIHGLVCFFDEKVDVTVDGQLQRKSITPWS
- a CDS encoding PaaI family thioesterase, with protein sequence MGVKILEQSVERVVATMPVEGNRQSFGLLHGGASLAVGEAVGSWAAVIHASTLGKTAVGVDVSATHHKSARNGTITITATPIHLGRTLTTHEVLLTNDDGGRLCTLRITNLLLEKK
- a CDS encoding pectate lyase family protein; this encodes MPTQIHVRPTPRVAALGVSMLLAGTLLTTAPSTPATAADSLLGTEAATLGWATSNGGTNGGAGAPDESTYVVSDRAELIDALDNNGFPDAPKIIYVDGTIHGNEAANGELLEAADYAPGYDIQKYLSCFTSEGWSDSTHNYCGPQRRLRQTGSNNLKRQIETKIPSNTTLLGVGENSGFTSTNIMLHVDTNIVIRNLTFEAPVDHFTSWDPNDGEEGSWNARFDAMSSVTASNIWVDHVTFTDGRFPDIAAAEGPNGKPINFHDGLFDMKDGTDFVSVTNSRFENHDKSMLLGSGDDNADTDAGRLRITIAHNHFDGTAQRSPRVRYGAVHVLNNYYSGKVNDPVSPLQSSANGGHSYFIGLGYESRIVSEGNAFDYVGPGADESIIVANWNATRFVDSGSWFKGQPTDVNALASAGYDSTSATAVAEADSKGAEAPAWALAGFSTDVGWSPSAEYSYEAVSSYAAVKWHGKHATGAGIIDIAAP
- a CDS encoding TetR/AcrR family transcriptional regulator, encoding MPSSQAATRRGRPGYDQQTVLNIAVDVFNRHGYEATSMGVLAENLGISKSAIYHHVPSKGDLLRLALDHALGGLEAVLTHANATSGKADQRLEYVLRGTIAVLTERLPFVTLLLRLRGNTEVEREALERRRAFDHQVASLVEAARSEGSIRKDIDPRTTTRLLFGTINSVVEWYKPGGPLTPQKLADDVIAMVFEGLHHHA
- the paaZ gene encoding phenylacetic acid degradation bifunctional protein PaaZ yields the protein MTSTALSVDIVPSFIRDAWWTPDQHTLSEDNATEVRDASTGELLAMVSTSGLDVADVVDYARTTGQGELGKFTFHQRALKLKALAQFLNGQREHLYELSARTGATKVDSMVDIDGGIGVLFTFGSKGRRELPNSQVVIDGPVEVLSKDGSFIGEHIYTRIPGVAVQINAFNFPVWGLLEKLAPAFLAGVPTIVKPATPTGYLTAAVVKLIIESNILPAGSLQLISGPARDVLDYLDYRDLVLFTGSASTANKLKSHENVTTGGVRFSSETDSLNAAILGEDAVPGTPEFDAFIKSLVTEITVKAGQKCTSIRRTLVPKALVNDVVAAARDRIEQRITLGDPRAEGVTMGALASVGQMRDVRAAVETMLAAGGELAYGTLDSPRVTHADGTVDVAEDGAFMAPVLLTWENSDAVELHTVEAFGPVASVVGYDDTAHAVRLAAMGEGSLVATVCTNDPAIARELVMGIAAHHGRVLLLNREDARSSTGHGSPVPHLVHGGPGRAGGGEELGGIRSVLHHMQRTALQGSPNMLTAVTGVWHTGADRNFDDEHPFRKNLATLRIGDSVRSDLRQVTLEDITAFANETGDKFYAHTNEEAAAANPFFPGIVAHGYLLLSWGAGLFVEPAPGPVLANYGLENLRFITPVAAGDSIRVTLTAKRITPREDEEYGEVSWDAVLTNQNDEIVATYDVLTLVEK
- a CDS encoding tyrosine-protein phosphatase — translated: MASIDLDHLHQNGKHRSVPWDGAVNARDLGGVSPDIRAGRLYRMGRHEWLTDAGWQQAYDDGVRTVVDLRNPDERGRREADPVLNTAVLDRFRVVNCPTEDQSDEEFMQLVGPYLNSPEYYRENLRRWPEKIAAVVRAVAESDGAVVVHCAAGRDRTGMVTAVLLALAGVAHEDIANDYALAVHGINEHNVGLEKPHETPKSPEQLHEWVMHTRAHLLELLDSLDAEAYLRDAGLSGEEIAAVRAKLTS